The Ranitomeya imitator isolate aRanImi1 chromosome 3, aRanImi1.pri, whole genome shotgun sequence genome has a window encoding:
- the LOC138669994 gene encoding uncharacterized protein, producing MMERTMNSIYMDMDMEFALAHAYAVACFNEREREKRRWSRRRFWIHPIVEVRESRGAYHCLFGELNDNREKYFEYTRMSQESFRYLLRRVEGSISRQDTQLRRAISAEERLLVTLRFLATGETLRSLHFQFRIGVSTLSGIIAETCRALWDNLREENLPVPTSAIWEANAQKFNQVCNFPNCIGAVDGKHIRITKPAKSGSLFYNYKKYFSTVLMAIAGADCRFLAVDIGAFGRANDSRTFKESDMGQKLYGNNFNFPQPRPLPHTEGPAMPFVVVGDEAFQMSANLLKPYSSRGLDHTKRVFNYRLSRARRTVECAFGILVSKWRILGSAINLKIETVDEVVKACVVLHNFIMAKERINVELDEPIANPLPDYHDHPLRTSVEIAQMRDRFAAYFVSDVGRVSWQDQMV from the exons atgatggagcgaaccatgaacagtatctacatggatatggatatggaatttgccttggctcatgcctatgctgttgcctgttttaatgaaagggaaagggaaaaacggagatggagtcgtcgccgcttttggatccaccctatagttgaagttcgggagagtcgtggagcataccattgcttgtttggcgaactgaatgacaaccgggaaaaatatttcgaatatacccggatgtcacaggagagcttccgctatcttctgcgtcgggtggaaggatccattagcaggcaggacacgcagctccggagagctatttccgcagaggaacggctgctggtgactctacg tttcctggctaccggagaaacgttgaggtcacttcattttcaattccggattggagtctccactctttcaggaattattgctgagacatgccgcgctttgtgggataatctccgggaggaaaatttacctgtccctacaagtgcaatctgggaggccaacgcacagaaattcaaccaagtgtgtaattttccaaactgtattggcgctgtcgatggaaagcacattcggattaccaagcctgcgaaaagtggatcccttttctacaattataaaaaatacttttcaactgttctcatggcaattgccggtgcggactgccgttttctcgcagtggacattggtgcatttgggcgtgcaaatgactcgcgcacatttaaagagtcggatatgggccaaaagttatatggaaacaattttaatttcccacagccacgacctcttccccacaccgaaggccctgcgatgccatttgttgtggtaggggatgaggcattccaaatgtctgccaacctattgaaaccctactccagtcggggcttggaccatacaaaaagggttttcaattacagactgtccagggccagaaggactgtggagtgcgcctttggcatcctcgtttccaaatggcggatattgggatcggccattaatcttaaaattgaaactgtggatgaggtggtgaaggcttgtgtggttctccacaatttcattatggccaaagagagaataaatgttgaactggatgaacccatagccaaccccttgcccgattaccatgatcatcctctgaggacaagtgtggaaattgcgcagatgcgtgatcgttttgcggcctattttgtgtcagatgttggccgtgtgtcatggcaagatcaaatggtgtag